The genomic segment GCAGTGGCGATGCACGTCTGGAAGGTGGCACTGCTCCGTTTCAGGGGACGCCAGGAATTAACTAGTTTCAGCACTGCGTGTGTCGGTGCTGGTGGTGCAGCAAGATCTTCCTGACCTGGCCTTGCAGCAGCCAGCTCGCTTGTATTTGTGCACAGGGAAATACAAATGCACTTTGCTTACCCAGCATGCTCTTTTTCCAGTGGTCAGCTTGAGCTTGAGATCAGCTTTCCAGGGCGGATGCGGTGGAATAACGTCTGCACCTGCCTATGGAGGAGCTTCCTGCCTTTTTGTCctaagtgtgtgttttttcttgctaGGCTAAAGAAATTCTTACGAAAGAATCGAACGTGCAAGAGGTACGTTGTCCCGTCACCGTCTGCGGGGATGTCCACGGTCAATTCCACGATCTTATGGAACTCTTTAGAATTGGTGGCAAATCCCCAGACACAAATTACCTGTTCATGGGAGACTACGTGGACAGAGGCTATTACTCGGTGGAGACGGTGACTCTTCTAGTAGCATTAAAGGTACGGTTTGACAGCTCTTCCTCAGCAGCACTGGGCAAAACCACATTTTGGGGGAGCTTAAAAAGAACTGCTGCTCCCATTGATGCCGCTGTTGGCTCGAGATAGACAGTTATAAATTGAAATGCGTTAATGTACTCGCGCTCTTGTATAACAGAGCTGAATGCCTGACTGCTGTTTGGAATCCTTTGTTAATGTTTCTTTCTATATTGACGGTGCAGTTCTGGTGTTAAAGCGGAGCTTGCTTTGTCCGTAGGTGCGTTACCCAGAACGCATTACAATACTGAGGGGCAATCACGAAAGCAGACAAATTACACAAGTGTACGGCTTCTATGACGAATGCCTGCGGAAGTACGGCAACGCCAACGTCTGGAAGTATTTCACAGATCTGTTTGATTATCTGCCGCTTACAGCTCTAGTAGATGGCCAGGTAAGCCTTGGGCAAGGAAGATGCACAGTCGGTCTCAAACAAGCTCCTTTAACTTGTGCTCCGAGGTTTTTTTAGAGCCTCTGTAGTTATTCTGGGTTAGGGGAAGATGTTAGTGAGGTGTTAATAGAAGTTGACGGTGTGGCAAGACGTTTGCATCTGCTGCCTGAGGAATGGCAGGGTGTTACTGCACATATGGTTCATTTCCAATGGCTGCTCAAAGAGTGGGAATCCCGTCGTGATACGTTAGATGCCAGTTGATTTGTGACTGTGAGGCAAGATATTCTTGAAACTGAAGGCACGCTGTCTTTGCTGTTGCTCTGATCTTCCAGTGCAAGGGGAAGCCTTTTAGTTTTCTGTCCTTCTGCGGGCATTGAATTTGGTTTCTGTGCTGCAAGGGTGAGCTGGCTGTTGTTGTAAAAGAATGACAGCAGGGTTAAAACCAGCTGGTTCTGAGGTGAGTCTGCCCATAACAACATGCACTGAACGGATCGCTCTTTCTTCCCCGAACAGATATTCTGTCTCCACGGTGGCCTCTCTCCATCCATAGATACACTGGATCATATCAGGGCTCTGGATCGCCTGCAGGAGGTTCCACATGAGGtaacaggaaaggaaatgcagcATCAGCTGAGATGTCTGCTGCTGGAAAACGCCGATGTAGCCTTACACTGAAACCCATTTAAACAGTGGGACAACCGATTATTGCCTGTCTCAGAGCTAGAGCAGATGAACATACACATTTGGGCAAAACACACTCAAGTCAATATGCTTTGGTTACAGTAATCTGCAAAAGGAAAGCTGGGGGGGTGGTTCACAGctgtttttcacagaatgatgGAATTCTGCGGCTGGCACGCTGACTCAAAGAACAGCATTTGGCAGGGGAAAGTGTTTCCTACCCTCGGCCTAGTCGCAGACACGCTCGTGAGGCGACAACCACCATGTGAAGCCGTGTTGTGCCAccgtcccccctccccagccagtCCTTCTGTGCTGTTGCACCTCATTCAGCATTTTCTGGGGGCCTGATGAATTTGGGGGCCTGTGTGATACAGTGACGTGCAGGAGTCTGTCTGGAGGTGGCGCGGGGTGCCAGCTTGAGATGCGGTTTGGAGAAACCACCTCCTGAGCTCAGAAGCTCCCGCAGCCCTTCTGTGTAGGAGCGATTGGGGTTACAAACGGATTGAATGCTCCCAGATTACGACAAACTGCTTTTCCTGCCACATCTTTGGTATAACAGCGAGAACAATGCAGCCGGGTCTGCCCAACCCTTCCGAAAACCTGCAGTAAGCTGTTTAAACGACTCCCAGAACCAGGAGGCTGCCTGGTGCGACTTCCAGCTGTAGTTAGGTGTAAGGATTCTAGAGTTGCTGTGAGGTTTCCACAGTCCTGTGCTGAAATCTGCCTTTCCCAACGACCTCCACGTGTGGTCAGTGTGATCCCCGCCGCAGGAAACAGCGCAGGCTTGGAGAAATAAACGCAGGGAGCTTTTCCTGCCCCTTCGTTCCACAGCAGCTCCGCAGGAGAAGCCGCTGAGCTCCGTTTGTCCCTGTCAGATGATGGGCACCGGGATGTTTTCAATACATCAAGTCCAACAAGAGAGTGTTCAGGAGAGGGAACGCAGTGGtgagtccctgcagcagggctgctgaGGGCTGCGCGTCCACCCCCAGCACGCGGCTCGTACCCTCCACGGCTCCTTCCTGCTCTTTTGTATCACGACTCGCCCAGCACTCCTGAACCCCTTGTGTATCCTTGGACGTGCAAGCCTGCTCACGCGGCCTGTTTTACACTCAGAGTCAGGTGTAAACATGCAGGTCTGCTTTCCGTGTCTTGTGTCTCCTCGACTGGCCGAAGGGAGATGGGAAATGGTGTGTGGAAGAGGAGCTGGGGACAGTTACATGGGCTAATTTCTTGGGCCGCTGTGTACTTATGTGTGTCTTTGGAAAGGATGCTGACTGATCCTGTGAGTAACTAGCCCATGTTACAAATGTTAAATAAACTCATCTGGTTTGTGCTGTCAGTCTTTTTACTGTAAATAAATTACATTCTTAGAGCGACTTTTTACACGATCTAACAAAGAACGCTTATCTTTTCCAGGGTCCCATGTGCGACCTGTTGTGGTCGGATCCGGACGATCGCGGCGGCTGGGGTATATCGCCACGCGGCGCCGGCTACACCTTCGGGCAAGACATTTCCGAAACCTTCAACCACGCCAACGGCCTCACGCTGGTCTCCCGCGCTCACCAGCTCGTCATGGAGGTAGGGCAAGCGCCTTCTGCTGGACGGGGCTAACAAAAACAGGTGCCGATATTGTCTCCTCTGCGAGACCTTCCGCTGGTGGGTTTGCACGAGCCGGCACAGAAACGTTACGCAGGTAAAGACCAAAGTGGGACTTTAATCatgtgaaaaaaacatgaaacGAGCAACATAAAATGATGTGTTTTGACCCGCTGTGTAAATAAGGGGACGTTCTGCCCCCCTCTCCCAGTAAATCGCCAGAGGGACCCTGTCGCGCCCCATTTGGGGGAGTAATCGTCTCCTTACGTGCTGCCTGCTCCGTTTACGCTGCTGTTGCAGACAGACCGCCCTGTGATGGGTGATGACGGGGATTAAGCTGTCAGTTAGGCTGCCGATAGGCTCGTCTCCCGTGTCTCGCTGGACAAGTGCCAGGTGGGTCAGCGGagcagctgtatttttaaatctagTTCAAGTAGATCCTGGAGCGATCCCGTGTGGCGGAAGGCGCTGGCGCCAAGCAGGTAAGTTCAGCTTTGTGGCGGATGAAAACTGAAGGCGTACCTAAAAATCTCGAGTTTTCCTTGCGCTGCAATCCATGATTTGTGTGCAAAAGGGATAAACACCTGAGTGACGGGTCACCGGCCCCTCTGGAACGGTCGGAGCGGTTTTTGGTAGGTGACGGCCGCTTCTTCCTGCAGTTGTGTCTTTTAATCTGAGACCGAGTTGGAAATACTAGAAGTCTACAATTTCACAAATGCCTTTGGATCATTTCAGGCCTTAAGAGGAACTTGAAACAAACTGAGGTTTGAGGTTTAACAgagacctttttttccttccccggCAGGGTTATAACTGGTGCCACGACCGAAACGTGGTGACCATTTTCAGCGCGCCCAATTACTGCTACCGCTGCGGAAACCAGGCTGCTATCATGGAACTAGACGacactttaaaatattccttGTGAGTAACACGTCTGACCCTTCCCAAAGGGGTTTGTTTTGTCAAGTCCAGCTCCAGACACTCCGGAGTTGCGCATCGCAGGGCTCTACCTGCGCGCATATCTAAAAATAAGTAGGAAGTTATGCCCTTGAAAGCTTTTATTGGGTACTGTGTTATCTCCACTGGAGCTTCTGCATCCCCTTAATCCCTCTGCTGCCCAAGTTTGCAGTATGTATTGCCATTTTTGGTGGTACCAGTTGCGTGAAGGTTGGTGAAAGGGTTTCAGTGTTGCGTTGAGTTCTGCTGCAGCGCTGGGTGGCCTTCGCTCCCCAGCTGTCATTTTGGGGACTTCTTAATGTCTGGAGCGTTTTAGGTGGGAGCAGCTGGGGTAAGCAGGGAGGAGAGCAAGGCTGGCATGTGTTGTGGTGTTGGAAAACAGTGAAAACcatgctttttgtttcctgcagccttcAGTTTGACCCCGCGCCCCGCCGTGGAGAGCCCCACGTTACCCGCCGCACCCCAGACTACTTCCTATAAACCTCACCTTGGTCAGAAGGGAGTTAACATCCGATGTTTCTAAAGAGCAACAAGATTTCCACATTTCTGTAAGAAACCGGGGTTCGTCTCGACTTGAAAATCCCCATGATGGACCAAAACGTGCCATACAGAGGATAAAGAGCGCGGAGCACAACCTGAGACTGAATTCCTTACAACACTATCTCCCCCGTCCCACGCAGTCCGGCCGTCATTTGCCTGCTGTATTAGTAGTCGTCGTTTCTGggtttattgttttcttctggactgttcagagaggaaaagaattaACAACACTTCCATCTCCTTTTGATGCTTCTTtgtacatttgttttcttttttagttctagTGTTTAACTGGCATGAATTAGAGTTGATTTCCGAGGGAAACGCACACTAACTTCTCCCCCCACCGCTCTTTATTTTATCGAACGACCCCCGTCGACTTAACTGGAGAAAGGAAGCGATTCCTGCTTGGGAGCACGTTGTCATAACACGGATCAAAACGTTCCCTTTCGAGCTTAATTCCCCTTTTCTCTCCAATTCTTGAATCCTGACTttttggggttattttgggggggggggcgagGGGGTGGTTTGTTGCTTTCCCCTCTGTATATTTGTCCTGGAAGTGCTTGcaatccttttttcccccccaaaacccaataAACTTGCCGTTGTCAACCCCAAGTCGCCTCATTGTGCTGGACGGGGCGGGCCCGGGGGAGGCGGGCCCGGGGGCGGGCGGAGCAGCGCGGGGGCGCCCCGACCGAACCCGGAACCATGGCGGCGGCCGCTTACGAGCTCTTGGTGCTGgggggcggctccggggggctggcgggggcaCGACGAGCGGCCGAATTGGGAGCCCGGGTGGCTTTGGTGGAACCGCTGCGCTTGGGGGGCACCTGCGTGAGTCCCGGGGCTTGCGGGGGGGGGACAAAGACACGCGGGTGAACGGTGGGAATCGCTGCGTGATGGCGTTTTGCGCGCTGATTCGCTTAATAACACCCAGCGCCTTCccgcggggaggggggaatCGCACCCGGCCCGCTGCGTTCGCAGCGGGCCGGGTGCGattcccccctccccgcggGAAGGCGCTGGGTGGATATTTTCAAGCTGAAAAGGTGGCAAATTAAAATGGGGGGGACTGTGAGTCAGCAGAAAAGCCAATTAACACACTCAGGTTTTGCACTTTGAGCCGCCGCGCTCCGAGCGGGATTACAGGAAACGGGGTCTATTTAGTAAACCCGGTAAGTTTTTATATGGGGAAATTGTGCAACTTCTGTTTCCTCCTTCAAGGGAGTGAAGGAAACAAAGCGCAACGACTTGAGGTGCCAAGTGTGGTTACAGCCCTTTATTTTGGGCCAGAAACCCGTAAtccttttgttgcttttaactGGCATCCAGCACCAGCCTGACGTAGGATGCTCTCCAGACTATTATATGTTTAAAACCTAAACCTTAATGCTGCATCTTGCTCTTCTTTCCCCGTAGGTCAATGTGGGGTGTGTGCCAAAAAAGGTAAAGGCGCTTTTTGCAGTGGTTTGTGTGGCTGCTGAATTTCGGGGAGGTGCTGATGTGGGGTGCGGGgagggaggagcagggaggaatCCGGGGTTTGGAGCGGATTGAGCAATCGGAGACGCcctgcaaacaaaataaatgaagcagGGGGAAGCACGAATGGGAATCAATTTTCCCTGGAATCCAACTCTTCCCAACTCATGGCGCGGTTTGTGATACAGGTGATGTGGAACACGGCTGTCCACGCCGAGTTTGTCCACGACCACGCTGACTACGGCTTCGAGACGGCCGGCGTCAAGTTCAACTGGAGGTGCGTATGGAAACAGACGGGTGGAAAGCACCGTTTCCCATCGCCGTGGTGTGGTATGTGCCCCACGCGGAGCAGCCACGGCCCCCGGGGTTTGTTGTTCCTCCAAAATGGGTCCTTGCCCGCTACAGccttcagcagggcctgttgtgacaggacaaggggtgatggttttaaactaaaggagggagattcaggctggacatgaggaggaaattgttgcccctgagggtgctgagagcctggcccaggtacccagagagggggtggatgaaccatccctgagacatcccaggccaggctggacggggctctgagcaccctgagctggtgcagatgtccctgctcatggcaggggacactggggacctGGGAACGTCCCTCCCACCCAAACCCTCCTGTGATTCTGCTGGGCAACTCGCGGCCATTCTGTTTTATGGCTTGGGTGCCACATACCGAAGGGACTGACTGTTTTCCACTGAGCTCTGGAGGTTCATTCGCTGACGGTGACAATAACTCCCCCTGCTCTGTTCCAGAACAATTAAAGAGAAGCGCGACGCCTACGTGAGGCGCCTGAACGAGATCTATGAAAACAACGTCAAGAAGGTGAGGATGCGTTTATCCCACCAGCCGAGCAGGGAAGCTCTGCTGGATTTTTGGCCACTTTTCCAGCCCTAATggctccctctcctctcctctcctctcctctcctctcctctcctctcctctcctctcctctcctctcctctcctctcctctcctctcctctcagGCTCACATCGACATCATCCGTGGCTACGGCAAGTTCACCGCCGATCCCGAGCCGACCATCGAAGTCAACGGGCAGAAGTACACGGCTCCTCACATCCTCATCGCCACGGGCGGGCGCCCGGCTGTCCCCTCCGACTGCGAAATTCCCGGTGAGCCGGACAAAACTGCCCGCTGTGCCCAAGCCGGCGGGTTTGGCGGTGTCGGTGGGAagggggtgctggtggggcaCGTTCTCCTCCCGAGGGTGTGAAAGGAGCTTTGCTTGGCAGGTGCCAGCCTGGGAATGACCAGTGACGGCTTCTTcgagctggaggagctgcccaGGTAAAGGGGGCTCATcccccgcagccgccgccggccccgctcGCCTGCCCACGGTCTCGCCCTCTCCGCAGACGCAGCGTGGTCGTCGGCGCCGGCTACATCGCGGTGGAGATCGCGGGGATCCTGTCCACGCTGGGCTCCAAGTCCTCCCTGCTGATCCGCCATGACAAGGTAGTGCCACCGTGTCCCCTCCGCGTCCCAGCCCctcggggggcggctgccggagCGGAGCTTCTGGGGGGTCATTTTTTGGCCCTTGAGGTTGTAAAGGAGGGTCTGAATCAGCTCCATGTCGGGAGGGTAAAAGTGACAGGAGGCTGTTGGGTGTACAGAGGGTCCCGCGGGGACAGATGGGGCGTTTCTGGGCAGACGAAGAGCGCCGGTGTGCCAGTGTCGGTCAACCAGCAGCGTggccttgtggccaagaggccagtGTACTTGGGGTGCCTTAGAacgagtgtggccagcaggtcgagggggGTTGTCCTCCCCCTCCGCTCTGtgcatctggagttctgtgcccagtgctgggctccccagtttaagaaggacaaggaattactggagagagtccagcgcagggacACAGAAGTGCTGAGGAGTCTGGAGCATCTGGGGTTAAACTctatgggcttcaactctgccaggggaaattgaggctggcgattagaaagcaattctgtgcagagagagtggtcaggcactggaatggctgcccagggaggtgctggactcaccggccctggaggtttttaaactgagattggacatggcacttagtgccatgatctagtaaacagactggagttggaccaagggttggactggatgatctctgaggtcttttccaacccagtcgattctgtgattctgtgatctttgtGCCaagaaaagactgagagagctggggctgttgagctggagaagagaagctgagagggatctgatcaatggatcagtatctcagggtgggtgtcagaggatggaccagactctgttcagtggtgcccagcgccagggtgaggggcaccgggcacagactgaaacacgggagggtccatctgaacatgaggagaaacttgtttgctgggaggtgccagagcctggcccaggctgcccagagcgggtgtggagtctccttctctgagacattcaaaccccctggacccacctgcgtgatctgctctgtgaccctgcgtgatctgctctgtgaccctgtgtgatctgctctgtgaccctgcgtgatctgctctgtgaccctgtgtgatctgctctggtgaccctgcgtgatctgctctgtgaccctgcgtgatctgctctgtgaccctgcgtgatctgctctgtgaccctgtgtgatctgctctgtgaccctgcgtgatctgctctgtgaccctgtgtgatctgctctgtgaccctgcgtgatctgctctgtgaccctgcgtgatctgctctggtgaccctgcgtgatctgctctggtgaccctgcgtgatctgctctggtgaccctgtgtgatctgctctggtgaccctgtgtgatctgctctgtgaccctgtgtgatctgctctggtgaccctgtgtgatctgccctgtgacctgtgtgatctgctctgtgaccctgtgtgatctgctctggtgaccctgtgtgatctgctctgtgaccctgtgtgatctgctctgtgaccctgtgtgatctgctctggtgaccctgcgtgatctgctctgtgaccctgtgtgatctgctctggtgaccctgcgtgatctgctctgtgaccctgtgtgatctgctctgtgaccctgcgtgatctgctctgtgaccctgcgttacCAGGtgggctggggatctacagaggtcccttcaacccagcCAGCCTGGGATGCTGTGACCCGGTGCTGCCAGCGGTGTTTCGGCAGCACCCGCCTGCTTGCCGGGTATCTCTGCAGCCGTGCGTGCACCGCACCCCGTTCCTTGGGCTTTACTTCGTGTCATggcttgaaaaaaagaaaaggaagaaaaaagggaaaaacaagcagaGAACAGCTTTATCATTAACCAGAAACGCCCCAGGCATCTCAGGGCCTGGCCGGGGCGTGGGCGCAGGGAAACGCTGCTGGATGGGGCTGACGGGCGCTACCTTCTTCatctggtggggctgggggtccctgcCCAGGTCCTGAGGACTTTTGACTCGTTGATCAGCTCCAACTGCACCCAGGAGCTGGAGAACACGGGGGTGGAGGTCTGGAAGCACACCAAGGTAGGAGCGTGCAGAGCCCGCTGTCCCATCGCTCCTGgtgcgcggggccgggggaAAAGCCAGAGGTTTGGGCCGCCCCTGTTGTTCCCTGCAGGTCAAGGCGGTCACCAAGTCCCCCCAGGGGCTGCTGGATGTGACAGTGACCTCTGCGGCGCCCGGCCGTAAGCCAACGGAGGGGACGATCCGTGACGTGGACTGCCTGCTGTGGGCGGTGGGGCGGGAGCCCAACACCCCCGGGCTTGGCCTGGACCACGTGGTGAGATGGCAGCGGGTGTGCTCACAGGTCTAGGGGGGTCCCACATGTCTTTGGGGGTCCCACGGGCCTCCAGGGGTCCCACAGGTCTTCAGGGGGGTCCCACAGTCTTTGGGGTCCCCATGCATCTCCGGGTGTCCCACAGGTATCTTAGGGTCCCACAGGTCTCTGGGTTTCCCACAGGTCTTTGGGGTTCCTGTGGGTCTCCAGGGCTTCCACAGGTCTCTGAGGATTCCATGGGTGTTTGGGGTTCCTGTGGGTCTCCAGGGGGTCCCATGGGTCTCCAGGGGCCCCACAGGTGTTCAGGGGTATCTCACGGATCTCTGGGGTTCCCATGGGTCTCTAGGGGTCCCACAGGTCTTTGGGGTTCCTATGGGTGTCTGGGTGTCCCACAGGTCTCTGGGGGTCCCACTAGTCTCTGGGGGTCCCACAGGTCTTTGGGGGTCCCATGAATCTCTAGGGTTCCCACAGTCTTTGGGTTTCCCATGGGTCTCTGGGTGTCCCACAGGTATCTTAGGGTCCCACATGTTTCTGGGTTTCCCACAGGTCTTTGGGGTTCCCATGGGTCTCCAGAGTTTGACGTGGGATGGTGCTCCCTCCACGTCCCCCCATCTGGGCACACGGTGGCCGCATGGCTGGTTCCCCGCGCACGTGGCCGGTGTCACGTCCCACGTGCCGAGCTGGCCACTGTCTCTTGTGACAGGGCGTGCAGGTGGATGCCAAGGGCCACGTGGTGGTGGACGAGTACCAGAACACCACCAGGAGAGGGGTCTACGCCATTGGGGACGTCTGCGGGAGAGCCCTCCTCACCCCCGGTACCACAGCTGTACTCCCCGTCCCCATACAGCCCCCCGTCCCCATACAGCCCCCCGTCCCCACCCCTGCGCGGCTCAGGCTCCCCGTCCCTCCCCGCAGTGGCCATCGCGGCCGGCAGGAAGCTGGCACACCGGCTCTTCGAGGCCAAGGCGGAGTCCCGGCTGGACTACCACAACATCCCCACCGTCGTCTTCAGCCACCCGCCCATCGGCACTGTGGGCCTCACCGAAGGTGGGGacgggcagggcagggggaaaGGATGGGGACACGGTGGCCCGAGCTGCTGGTTTGGTGCTGgatttgggcccctcacaccaagaaaggccttgaggtgctggagcgagtggagagaagggaacggggctggtgaggggctggagcacaatgtgatggagcggctgagggacctgggggttcagctggagaacaggagctgaggggagaccttatcagctcaagttgcaccaggggaggttgaggttggatctgggaacaatttcttccccaaagggctgtggggcattgaacaggctgcccagggcagtgctggagtcaccagccctggagggctggacagacggacatggggttctcaggacatggggctgggttatggttggactccatgattgtgagggtctcttccaacctaaaagattctgtgattctatgaaaggaTCTGATGTCCAGCCACCTGTCTGAGCCTTGCGGAATGTGCTTGGGCTCTCTCTCTATAAACACCTCATGGATACGGTGCATCCCCATGACCTACATGTCATGTCTTCTCCTGCAGATGAAGCCGTGGCTGCACATGGGAGGGAAAACGTGAAGATCTACAGCACGTCCTTCACCCCCTTGTACCACGCCGTCACCCAGAGGAAGGTGAAGTGCGTCATGAAGCTGGTGTGTGTCGGCAAGGAGGAGAAGGTGCGTGGAGGGGACCGGGGAGACAACAGGGAAGTGGCAGGGCTGTACTCTTGTCCCCACCTGGCCCGCTTCGACCTGCTCAGACCAGGTTTTGGGCCAGGATCCAACTCCcccagcaccaaacccaccggTGCTGGGTCCCATCCGGGCTCTCTCTTCTCCCCGAAGGTGGTGGGGTTGCACATGCAAGGGCTGGGCTGCGACGAAATGCTGCAGGGCTTCGCCGTGGCCATCAAGATGGGGGCCACCAAGGCCGACTTTGACAACACGGTTGCCATTCACCCCACTTCTGCGGAGGAGCTGGTGACGCTGCGCTGAGCCGGTGGGCGCCAGCAGCCCCGGGGATGgcaacagcagctgggaaaagGTTTTGTATatgtctgcagaaaaataaaacgcCTTGGGTTTGGTTGCCTGGAGAGCCACGTGTCTGTAGAATCAGCACGGCTTGGTTTGGAGTGGAGAATAAATACAGTGATGCTGGCGAGTCTGTGTCTATGGCTTCATGGTGACTGCGGAGGGGGCCAGCATGGCCCCTCGGGTGCTTTGGGTGCTCAGAGCGGCTGTTTGGCTCTGTTGTGTCTCCATTCCAGATGGGAAAACACCAGTGGACACAAagtccctgcccagccctcccAACTGCGGCAGTGAGCATTTAAATAGCATATTCAGCTCCCAGGGGCTCAAGTACAAGCGAAAGCCCAAACATGATGGGCAGCCTCAGTTATCTGTGTCAGGTTTAAAGAA from the Columba livia isolate bColLiv1 breed racing homer chromosome 4, bColLiv1.pat.W.v2, whole genome shotgun sequence genome contains:
- the PPP2CB gene encoding serine/threonine-protein phosphatase 2A catalytic subunit beta isoform gives rise to the protein MEEKGFAKELDQWIEQLNECRQLSESQVRSLCEKAKEILTKESNVQEVRCPVTVCGDVHGQFHDLMELFRIGGKSPDTNYLFMGDYVDRGYYSVETVTLLVALKVRYPERITILRGNHESRQITQVYGFYDECLRKYGNANVWKYFTDLFDYLPLTALVDGQIFCLHGGLSPSIDTLDHIRALDRLQEVPHEGPMCDLLWSDPDDRGGWGISPRGAGYTFGQDISETFNHANGLTLVSRAHQLVMEGYNWCHDRNVVTIFSAPNYCYRCGNQAAIMELDDTLKYSFLQFDPAPRRGEPHVTRRTPDYFL
- the GSR gene encoding glutathione reductase, mitochondrial isoform X3: MAAAAYELLVLGGGSGGLAGARRAAELGARVALVEPLRLGGTCVNVGCVPKKVMWNTAVHAEFVHDHADYGFETAGVKFNWRTIKEKRDAYVRRLNEIYENNVKKAHIDIIRGYGKFTADPEPTIEVNGQKYTAPHILIATGGRPAVPSDCEIPGASLGMTSDGFFELEELPRRSVVVGAGYIAVEIAGILSTLGSKSSLLIRHDKKRPRHLRAWPGRGRRETLLDGADGRYLLHLVGLGVPAQVLRTFDSLISSNCTQELENTGVEVWKHTKVKAVTKSPQGLLDVTVTSAAPGRKPTEGTIRDVDCLLWAVGREPNTPGLGLDHVVFGVPMGLQSLTWDGAPSTSPHLGTRWPHGWFPAHVAGVTSHVPSWPLSLVTGRAGGCQGPRGGGRVPEHHQERGLRHWGRLRESPPHPRGHRGRQEAGTPALRGQGGVPAGLPQHPHRRLQPPAHRHCGPHRR
- the GSR gene encoding glutathione reductase, mitochondrial isoform X2, with the protein product MAAAAYELLVLGGGSGGLAGARRAAELGARVALVEPLRLGGTCVNVGCVPKKVMWNTAVHAEFVHDHADYGFETAGVKFNWRTIKEKRDAYVRRLNEIYENNVKKAHIDIIRGYGKFTADPEPTIEVNGQKYTAPHILIATGGRPAVPSDCEIPGASLGMTSDGFFELEELPRRSVVVGAGYIAVEIAGILSTLGSKSSLLIRHDKVLRTFDSLISSNCTQELENTGVEVWKHTKVKAVTKSPQGLLDVTVTSAAPGRKPTEGTIRDVDCLLWAVGREPNTPGLGLDHVGVQVDAKGHVVVDEYQNTTRRGVYAIGDVCGRALLTPVAIAAGRKLAHRLFEAKAESRLDYHNIPTVVFSHPPIGTVGLTEDEAVAAHGRENVKIYSTSFTPLYHAVTQRKVKCVMKLVCVGKEEKVVGLHMQGLGCDEMLQGFAVAIKMGATKADFDNTVAIHPTSAEELVTLR
- the GSR gene encoding glutathione reductase, mitochondrial isoform X1; protein product: MAAAAYELLVLGGGSGGLAGARRAAELGARVALVEPLRLGGTCVNVGCVPKKVMWNTAVHAEFVHDHADYGFETAGVKFNWRTIKEKRDAYVRRLNEIYENNVKKAHIDIIRGYGKFTADPEPTIEVNGQKYTAPHILIATGGRPAVPSDCEIPGASLGMTSDGFFELEELPRRSVVVGAGYIAVEIAGILSTLGSKSSLLIRHDKKRPRHLRAWPGRGRRETLLDGADGRYLLHLVGLGVPAQVLRTFDSLISSNCTQELENTGVEVWKHTKVKAVTKSPQGLLDVTVTSAAPGRKPTEGTIRDVDCLLWAVGREPNTPGLGLDHVGVQVDAKGHVVVDEYQNTTRRGVYAIGDVCGRALLTPVAIAAGRKLAHRLFEAKAESRLDYHNIPTVVFSHPPIGTVGLTEDEAVAAHGRENVKIYSTSFTPLYHAVTQRKVKCVMKLVCVGKEEKVVGLHMQGLGCDEMLQGFAVAIKMGATKADFDNTVAIHPTSAEELVTLR
- the GSR gene encoding glutathione reductase, mitochondrial isoform X4; this encodes MWNTAVHAEFVHDHADYGFETAGVKFNWRTIKEKRDAYVRRLNEIYENNVKKAHIDIIRGYGKFTADPEPTIEVNGQKYTAPHILIATGGRPAVPSDCEIPGASLGMTSDGFFELEELPRRSVVVGAGYIAVEIAGILSTLGSKSSLLIRHDKKRPRHLRAWPGRGRRETLLDGADGRYLLHLVGLGVPAQVLRTFDSLISSNCTQELENTGVEVWKHTKVKAVTKSPQGLLDVTVTSAAPGRKPTEGTIRDVDCLLWAVGREPNTPGLGLDHVGVQVDAKGHVVVDEYQNTTRRGVYAIGDVCGRALLTPVAIAAGRKLAHRLFEAKAESRLDYHNIPTVVFSHPPIGTVGLTEDEAVAAHGRENVKIYSTSFTPLYHAVTQRKVKCVMKLVCVGKEEKVVGLHMQGLGCDEMLQGFAVAIKMGATKADFDNTVAIHPTSAEELVTLR
- the GSR gene encoding glutathione reductase, mitochondrial isoform X5, producing MWNTAVHAEFVHDHADYGFETAGVKFNWRTIKEKRDAYVRRLNEIYENNVKKAHIDIIRGYGKFTADPEPTIEVNGQKYTAPHILIATGGRPAVPSDCEIPGASLGMTSDGFFELEELPRRSVVVGAGYIAVEIAGILSTLGSKSSLLIRHDKVLRTFDSLISSNCTQELENTGVEVWKHTKVKAVTKSPQGLLDVTVTSAAPGRKPTEGTIRDVDCLLWAVGREPNTPGLGLDHVGVQVDAKGHVVVDEYQNTTRRGVYAIGDVCGRALLTPVAIAAGRKLAHRLFEAKAESRLDYHNIPTVVFSHPPIGTVGLTEDEAVAAHGRENVKIYSTSFTPLYHAVTQRKVKCVMKLVCVGKEEKVVGLHMQGLGCDEMLQGFAVAIKMGATKADFDNTVAIHPTSAEELVTLR